The following proteins are co-located in the Acanthochromis polyacanthus isolate Apoly-LR-REF ecotype Palm Island chromosome 7, KAUST_Apoly_ChrSc, whole genome shotgun sequence genome:
- the kank1a gene encoding KN motif and ankyrin repeat domain-containing protein 1a, producing MAQTMHVNGNGPERGQRCPSTEDEKDSVAPYYVETPYGYQLDLDFLKYVDDIERGNTIKKLSIQRKPKVTKPVAVPRGSTGGVSAQAEWASTDSLSSSNSDDKQSPVFFTSRPHVAAPLTPTLSKASSEAPYSSITEQKQLLPPPSPRFAPRHNPQVEKTLMETRRRLEQERLLMQPPSEPPMPRRRLASFGGMGSSSSLSSYSGSMAPSQISPSTHQPLPINGHLPNGEYNPYYPASMGSSIRHSPMSSGMATPVTNVSPLHLQQIREQMVVALKRLKELEEQVKTIPILQVKIAVLQEEKRQMAAQSKNQGPGGFRKRSYSVGSADQMENASPIQKETELHIMEPEAQEQNAQRLEEFRRLAAEVQALQKTTDDNNVTEIQPHNLVQNQAHRKSVGVVTDENMNSLPVSQRKTQKELCFRDAGVETEQLELRSAAVGVTEAMLGMSSEAEREIELQQQTIEALKEKIYRLEVQLKETTHQMEMGKLKLELQAAGGSNKKKADKGLMVRPEMYNACVEAKVQMRSQGVGDHLEFSHVSTDQTLQTHTVGVSCHPSVQSVATGPETPMDRWVVRERVEVNDQCVGRRVETSSQQVGVELSVCEVGVNTEESVDSLALCKPMTELSKESRSVGCGDCSVDVVVSPVKTLMSRGTDPDVVSKVDSGVMAAPESATQQTSTETDVASKSTNTQTAALTDSFTDMALTTCDKHTNTAAPETRTVAAGDGLVKDVHSTAKMRSVAVGTSTDVESFLCKPSSTKTKECGVGPVNIHENFLVGLKTRNIACGPSQLTEPVTSSSKETVEVKTEAASLQDGVGLDHYIERVQKLLQEQQMLLAENYSELAEAFGQPQSQFGSINSQLVSTLSSINSVMKYGSSEDILKLQSDTVTSSKGSSQQLQSVRTEWSQMERTSLGLTAADKPANTQQQISAAEQKSRMDLQMSTALHGQPCSQSTLKSIMKKDGRPDSNGTKKNLQFVGVNGGYETTSSDDSSSEDSSSSGSEDEEEDEEKEFREKKEYKDVEGKNIREEFQPEGAEDVDKKDEEESSEKQETRERYELSEKMLSACSVLKTHLSDPKAVSSKDLRACLNTVQHEWFRVSSQKSAVAAMVEDYLGAFGSVSPAVLRHIVNMADGNGNTALHYSVSHSNFQVVKKLLDADVCNVNQQNKAGYTPIMLAALAAVETPRDMRIVEELFSKGDVNARASQAGQTGLMLAVSHGRMDMVRALLGHGADVNIQDDEGSTALMCASEHGHVEIVKLLLAQPGCDATLSDSDESNALSISLEAGHKDIAVLLYAHVNFSKAQSPGTPRLGRKTSPSPTRRSTFD from the exons AAAGAGGACAAAGATGCCCAAGCACAGAAGACGAGAAGGACTCCGTGGCCCCCTACTATGTTGAGACTCCTTATGGTTATCAGTTAGACCTGGATTTCCTCAAATATGTTGACGATATTGAGAGGGGCAACACCATTAAGAAGCTGAGCATCCAGAGGAAGCCCAAAGTGACCAAACCCGTGGCGGTGCCTCGGGGCAGCACTGGCGGGGTCAGCGCTCAGGCTGAATGGGCCTCCACAGACTCCCTGTCCTCCTCCAACAGCGACGACAAGCAGTCCCCCGTCTTCTTCACCTCCAGGCCCCACGTCGCCGCTCCGCTGACCCCCACCCTCTCCAAGGCGTCCTCTGAAGCCCCCTACTCCAGCATCACTGAGCAGAAACAGCTGCTTCCTCCGCCCTCGCCCAGGTTCGCCCCTCGCCACAACCCCCAGGTGGAGAAGACTCTGATGGAGACCCGCCGTCGGCTCGAACAGGAGCGTCTGCTCATGCAGCCGCCCAGCGAGCCTCCGATGCCCCGCCGCCGCCTCGCCAGCTTCGgtgggatgggctccagcagCTCGCTGTCCTCGTACTCGGGCTCCATGGCCCCGAGCCAGATCTCCCCCAGCACCCATCAGCCTCTGCCCATCAACGGGCATCTACCTAACGGAGAGTACAACCCCTACTACCCAGCATCCATGGGCAGCTCCATCCGCCACAGCCCCATGAGCTCCGGCATGGCCACCCCGGTAACCAACGTCAGCCCGCTGCACCTGCAGCAGATCCGGGAGCAGATGGTTGTGGCCCTGAAGAGGCTCAAAGAGCTGGAGGAGCAGGTGAAGACCATTCCTATCTTACAGGTTAAGATTGCCGTTCTGCAGGAGGAGAAAAGACAAATGGCTGCTCAGTCCAAAAATCAAGGTCCTGGTGGTTTCCGCAAGCGCTCCTACAGTGTAGGCAGCGCTGACCAAATGGAGAACGCCAGCCCGATCCAAAAGGAAACAGAACTTCACATCATGGAGCCTGAAGCCCAGGAGCAGAACGCTCAGCGGCTGGAGGAGTTCAGACGTCTGGCTGCTGAGGTTCAAGCTCTGCAGAAGACGACTGATGACAATAACGTTACTGAAATCCAGCCTCACAACCTTGTTCAGAACCAAGCCCACCGGAAGTCTGTTGGTGTCGTTACtgatgaaaatatgaacagCCTTCCTGTCAGTCAGaggaagacacaaaaagaactTTGTTTCCGGGATGCAGGAGTAGAAACGGAGCAGCTGGAGCTGCGGAGCGCTGCAGTCGGTGTGACCGAGGCCATGCTGGGCATGAGCAGTGAAGCTGAGAGAGAGATCGAGCTCCAGCAGCAGACCATCGAAGCCCTGAAAGAGAAGATCTACCGCCTGGAGGTGCAGCTCAAAGAAACTACTCATCAGATGGAGATGGGAAAGCTGAAACTGGAGCTCCAAGCAGCTGGTGgctcaaacaagaaaaaagcgGACAAAGGTTTGATGGTCAGGCCAGAAATGTACAACGCCTGCGTGGAGGCCAAAGTCCAGATGCGCAGTCAGGGGGTGGGCGACCATCTGGAGTTCAGCCATGTCAGCACAGATCAAACTCTGCAGACCCACACTGTCGGCGTGTCCTGTCACCCCAGCGTGCAGAGCGTCGCCACAGGACCAGAGACCCCCATGGACCGGTGGGTGGTGCGTGAACGTGTGGAGGTAAATGACCAGTGTGTCGGGAGGCGGGTGGAGACGAGCAGCCAGCAGGTCGGAGTGGAGCTGAGTGTCTGTGAGGTGGGAGTGAACACAGAGGAGTCAGTGGACAGTCTGGCTCTCTGCAAACCCATGACGGAGCTGAGCAAAGAGTCCAGGTCAGTGGGCTGTGGAGATTGTTCAGTGGATGTGGTCGTCAGTCCTGTGAAGACGCTGATGTCACGAGGAACCGACCCAGATGTTGTCAGTAAAGTGGACTCTGGAGTCATGGCTGCTCCTGAGTCAGCAACTCAGCAGACCAGCACTGAGACGGACGTAGCAAGCAAGTCGACCAACACTCAAACAGCCGCTCTGACCGACTCGTTCACTGACATGGCGTTAACTACCTGTGATAAACACACCAACACGGCTGCTCCTGAAACCAGGACGGTCGCTGCTGGGGACGGACTCGTTAAAGACGTTCACTCCACGGCTAAGATGCGTTCAGTCGCAGTTGGGACGAGCACAGATGTGGAGTCGTTCCTCTGCAAACCGAGCTCAACCAAAACCAAAGAATGTGGGGTGGGACCAGTTAACATCCACGAGAACTTCTTGGTGGGTTTAAAAACGAGAAACATAGCGTGTGGACCCTCCCAGCTCACTGAACCTGTGACGAGCAGCAGCAAGGAGACGGTGGAGGTGAAGACCGAGGCTGCATCCTTGCAGGACGGCGTCGGGCTGGACCATTACATCGAGAGGgtccagaagctgctgcaggagcAACAGATGCTGCTGGCGGAGAACTACAGCGAGTTAGCAGAGGCGTTCGGTCAGCCCCAGTCCCAGTTCGGCTCCATCAACAGTCAGCTGGTCAGCACGCTGTCGTCCATCAACTCCGTCATGAAGTACGGCAGCTCTGAGGACATCCTGAAGCTGCAGTCCGACACCGTGACCTCCAGCAAAG GGAGCAGCCAGCAGCTCCAGTCGGTCCGGACAGAATGGTCCCAGATGGAGAGGACTTCTTTGGGCCTGACGGCAGCAGACAAACCTGCAAACACGCAGCAGCAGATCAGTGCGGCCGAGCAGAAGAGCCGAATGGACCTGCAGATGTCGACGGCGCTCCACG gGCAGCCGTGCAGCCAGAGTACCCTGAAGTCCATCATGAAGAAGGACGGCCGGCCCGACTCCAACGGCACCAAGAAGAACCTGCAGTTCGTCGGAGTGAACGGAGG ATATGAAACTACGTCAAGTGACGACTCGAGCTCGGAGGACAGCAGCTCCTCTGGGTCagaggacgaagaggaggacgaggagaagGAGTTCAGAGAAAAGAAGGAATACAAGGACGTGGAGGGGAAGAACATCAGGGAGGAGTTCCAGCCTGAAGGAGCCGAGGATGTGGATAAGAAGGACGAGGAGGAAAGTTCAGAGAAGCAGGAGACCAGAGAGAG GTATGAGCTGAGTGAGAAGATGCTGTCAGCATGCAGCGTTCTCAAAACTCACCTCAGTGACCCCAAAGCTGTGAGCAGTAAAGATCTG AGAGCCTGCCTCAACACGGTGCAGCACGAGTGGTTCCGAGTGTCCAGCCAGAAGTCGGCGGTGGCGGCGATGGTGGAGGATTACCTGGGAGCCTTCGGGTCCGTGTCGCCCGCCGTGCTCCGTCACATCGTCAACATGGCCGACGGCAACGGCAACACGGCGCTGCACTACAGCGTGTCGCACTCCAACTTCCAGGTGGTGAAGAAGCTGCTGGATGCAG ATGTGTGTAACGTGAACCAGCAGAACAAGGCGGGATACACGCCCATCATGCTCGCCGCCCTCGCTGCCGTGGAGACGCCCAGGGACATGAGGATAGTGGAGGAGCTCTTCAGCAAGGGAGACGTCAACGCCAGAGCCAGTCAG GCGGGTCAGACGGGGCTGATGCTGGCGGTCAGTCATGGCAGGATGGACATGGTCCGGGCGCTGCTGGGTCACGGCGCCGACGTCAACATCCAGGATGACGAGGGATCCACGGCGCTGATGTGTGCCAGCGAACACGGACACGTAGAGATCGTCAAACTGCTGCTGGCCCAACCTGGATGTGACGCCACGCTCAGCGACAGC GATGAGAGCAACGCTCTGTCCATTTCTCTGGAAGCAGGACATAAAGACATCGCAGTGTTACTTTATGCACACGTCAACTTCTCCAAAGCCCAGTCGCCT GGGACGCCTCGCCTCGGCAGGAAAACGTCACCGAGTCCCACTCGGAGGAGCACGTTTGACTAG